The Brachypodium distachyon strain Bd21 chromosome 4, Brachypodium_distachyon_v3.0, whole genome shotgun sequence nucleotide sequence CTCGTCCGCATTCAGCGTGGTTCTGAAAGAGCAAGGCGTGCGCGGCTTCTACCGGGGCTGGGCGCCGACCTTCCTGGGCTACAGCGCGCAGGGCGCGTTCAAGTACGGGCTGTACGAGGTGTTCAAGAAGGAGTACAGCGACATGGCAGGGCCGGAGTACGCCGCCAAGTATAAGACCCTCATCTACCTCGCCGGGTCGGCCACGGCCGAGGTCGTCGCCGACGTCGCGCTCTGCCCCATGGAGGCCGTCAAGGTGCGGGTGCAGACGCAGCCGGGTTACGCCAGGGGGCTGCGTGATGGGTTCCCCAAGATCGTCAGGGCCGAAGGCTATGCAGGGTAAGTAGGATACCGTCGATCTCAGGTCTCAGCTGATATGCATTCAGGTGTTAAACTGGTGTTTTGTTTGTGAGCTGCAGGCTGTTCAGAGGGATGGTTCCTCTTTGGGGGCGACAGATTCCTTGTAAGTTAAACACCTTCTTCCGTTTCAGGCTGGATTGCGATGCGACGATTCTATCCTTTGTCATCAGATTTGCCGCTAAAAACCAATTGGTACAATTGAACTCTCCAAACTGAACTCATTCTCCCCCATCTTCCTCGCAGACACCATGATGAAGTTCGCGACCTACGAGAACATCGTTGAGATGGCGTACAAGCACGTCATCCCCACCCCGAAGGACCAGTGCAGCAAGCCCCTCCAGCTCGGGGTGAGCTTCGGGAGCGGGTATATCGCCGGAGTCTTCTGCGCCGCCATCTCGCACCCGGCCGACAACCTGGTCTCGTTTCTCAACAACGCCAAGGGTGCCACCGTTGGAGACGTAAGCCCTGAATCCTGCTGCCTGAACACATCTGAACTTAACTGCTCGATCTTTTGGGGAAAATGCGTGTAACTGCTCTGTGTTCTGTTGCTGATTTTCTTCAGGCTGTCAAGAACCTCGGCCTCTGGGGCCTCTTCACGCGCGGCCTTCCGCTCCGTATCCTCATGATCGGCACCCTGACCGGTACCCAGTGGGTGATCTATGATTCCTTCAAAGTCATGGCTGGATTGTAAGTATAGATAATAATTTACGGTTGTGTTCTACAGGCCCTCTTTGTTTGGGATAATCTGAAACAGTTGGTAATTTTGCAGGCCGACGACCGGTGGAGCTCCGGCTCCTGCGGCGGTCCCTAAGGAATAAATTGGAAGATCTAAAAGCCTTGCAGTATTCTGGAACTTCGAGAGAAAATATGCTGATACTCGGTATTACCCATCATAAAATGGAGTAGTTTATAGTGGATTGTTGATTGTAAGATTGTTCTCGTTCGAGTTGTTCCATACTCACTGCCTTGTGGATTTTTTCAGTAGGTTGGTCAATATGGGTCTTCTGGAAACAGTACACGTACAGAAGGTACTGAAAGAGCATTCGATGAAACCATTCAAATTTATTCGGAGTAAATATTCTGTTTTGCGTgccttcaattttttttttgcggttATTTGCCCATGCAATGTAGCTGTAAAACATAAGTACCTCCTAACATGGCTCTCAATTCTCTTTGTTAATTGTTGGACAGAATTTAAATTTGTTGTCAATAATTTATCATTAGGTTAAACGTGTAGAGGTAGGACTCAACACACTGATATTGACCCACACAACGATTTAGTACTCACTCCTTTCAATTTACAACGCCCATCT carries:
- the LOC100844415 gene encoding mitochondrial phosphate carrier protein 3, mitochondrial, translating into MAPRQPLLPSFLYAPSSSGGAGFGSAQEAAVVAGAPSEPPFGKIEMFSPAYYAACGFGGAAACGLTHAAVTPLDVIKCNIQIDPAKYKSTSSAFSVVLKEQGVRGFYRGWAPTFLGYSAQGAFKYGLYEVFKKEYSDMAGPEYAAKYKTLIYLAGSATAEVVADVALCPMEAVKVRVQTQPGYARGLRDGFPKIVRAEGYAGLFRGMVPLWGRQIPYTMMKFATYENIVEMAYKHVIPTPKDQCSKPLQLGVSFGSGYIAGVFCAAISHPADNLVSFLNNAKGATVGDAVKNLGLWGLFTRGLPLRILMIGTLTGTQWVIYDSFKVMAGLPTTGGAPAPAAVPKE